A stretch of Clostridium sp. BJN0001 DNA encodes these proteins:
- a CDS encoding DUF6544 family protein — MKKGVKKIIFGLLSIILCIFIYMIIPYSPIKKEYLNNVKNFKQSYQMPKYKITENDLKVLPEALQKYFVKNGYLGIESANAVKFDFKDADFLISRSKPKIKIDYVVYDFIKEPIRIALIDSKMYGIPFQGIDLCKDGGCSMKGVIAKHIPLFNESYDFIDATYLSECLMHPSLALQKNITYRQLDDYSVEATIRKNDKETTGVFYFNKSDEMTSFVAKKRFCSDTNTYEKWSAIVDDYKIINGINIPTKFQAVWNFESDNLIYFDSNGMEISYT; from the coding sequence ATGAAAAAGGGGGTAAAAAAAATTATATTTGGACTCTTATCAATAATCTTATGTATTTTTATTTATATGATAATTCCGTATTCACCAATAAAAAAAGAATATTTAAACAATGTTAAAAATTTTAAGCAAAGTTATCAGATGCCAAAATATAAAATTACAGAAAATGATTTAAAGGTGCTTCCAGAAGCTTTGCAAAAGTATTTTGTAAAAAATGGATATTTAGGTATAGAAAGTGCAAATGCTGTTAAGTTTGACTTTAAAGATGCTGATTTTTTAATTTCAAGAAGTAAGCCTAAGATAAAAATTGACTATGTAGTATATGATTTTATAAAAGAGCCTATAAGAATAGCATTAATTGATTCTAAAATGTATGGTATACCATTTCAAGGAATTGATTTGTGTAAGGATGGAGGGTGTTCCATGAAAGGTGTAATTGCAAAGCATATACCTCTTTTTAATGAATCTTATGACTTCATAGATGCCACATATTTATCGGAGTGTTTAATGCACCCAAGCCTTGCACTTCAAAAAAATATTACGTATAGACAGCTTGATGATTATAGTGTAGAAGCGACAATAAGAAAAAATGATAAAGAAACTACAGGTGTTTTCTATTTTAATAAATCGGATGAAATGACTAGTTTTGTTGCTAAAAAAAGATTCTGCAGTGATACAAACACTTATGAAAAATGGTCTGCAATTGTAGATGATTATAAAATAATTAATGGAATCAATATACCGACAAAATTTCAAGCAGTATGGAATTTTGAAAGTGATAATTTGATTTATTTTGATAGTAATGGAATGGAAATTTCATATACTTAA
- the katG gene encoding catalase/peroxidase HPI produces MLESRCPVTGRMNMEKDFKGKGTTNEDWWPNQLKLNILRQNSELSNPMSKGFNYDEEFKELDYYGLKNDLYKLMTDSKKWWPADYGHYGPLFIRMAWHSAGTYRVGDGRGGGGQGLQRFPPLNSWPDNVNLDKARRLLWPIKKKYGNKISWADLMILTGNCALESMGLKTIGFGGGRADVWEPQEDIYWGSEKEWLADERNEEDDKEKLENPLAAVQMGLIYVNPEGPNGVPDPVKSADDVRVTFQRMAMNDEETVALIAGGHTFGKCHGAASASYVGKEPEAAPIEEQGLGWKSSYKTGKGPDTISTGLEGAWKAKPVHWTMGYLKTLFKYEWELVKSPAGAYQWLAKNVDEEDMVVDAYDPSKKHRPMMTTADLSLIYDPIYRKIAENYLKNPKKFADDFAKAWFKLTHRDMGPISRYLGPEVPKEVFIWQDPVPKANYKLVNKKNISDIKKKILSSGLSISELVKIAWKSASTFRISDKRGGANGARIRLEPQRNWKSNEPEKLKKVLDILEKIQIDFNNSHSKGRKISLADIIVLAGCVGIEQAAKNAGYKITVPFIKGRTDANKEQTDIESFSYLEPKADGFRNYVKYDKYAELSDEMLIDKAQLLNLTIKEMTVLIGGMRVLNTNYKESKDGVFTNKKECLTNDFFVNLLDMDTVWKKSPECSERFIGFDRETGKKKWTATRVDLIFGSNAQLRAVAEVYASNGNEEKFIQDFVCAWNKVMNADRFDVQKD; encoded by the coding sequence ATGTTAGAAAGCAGATGTCCAGTAACAGGAAGAATGAATATGGAAAAAGATTTTAAAGGCAAAGGAACAACTAATGAAGACTGGTGGCCAAATCAGCTTAAACTTAATATTCTTCGTCAAAATTCAGAACTTAGCAATCCTATGTCAAAGGGATTTAATTATGATGAAGAATTTAAAGAATTAGATTATTATGGATTAAAAAATGATTTATATAAGCTAATGACAGATTCTAAAAAGTGGTGGCCTGCCGATTATGGTCATTATGGACCACTTTTTATTCGTATGGCTTGGCATAGTGCTGGAACTTATAGAGTTGGTGATGGAAGAGGAGGCGGAGGACAAGGATTACAGCGTTTCCCACCACTTAATAGCTGGCCAGATAATGTAAATTTAGATAAAGCACGTCGTTTACTTTGGCCTATTAAAAAGAAATATGGGAACAAAATATCATGGGCAGACCTTATGATACTTACAGGTAATTGTGCATTAGAATCTATGGGATTAAAGACAATTGGTTTTGGTGGTGGCAGAGCAGACGTTTGGGAACCACAGGAGGATATTTATTGGGGCAGTGAAAAAGAGTGGCTCGCTGATGAGCGTAATGAAGAAGATGATAAAGAAAAACTTGAAAATCCACTTGCTGCTGTACAGATGGGGTTAATTTATGTAAATCCAGAAGGACCAAATGGAGTGCCTGATCCTGTAAAATCAGCTGATGATGTGAGAGTAACATTTCAGCGTATGGCAATGAATGATGAAGAGACTGTTGCGCTTATAGCTGGTGGACATACTTTTGGAAAATGCCACGGCGCAGCTTCTGCTTCATATGTAGGTAAAGAACCTGAAGCTGCACCTATTGAAGAGCAGGGATTAGGGTGGAAAAGCAGCTATAAAACTGGTAAAGGTCCTGATACTATAAGTACTGGACTTGAAGGAGCATGGAAAGCTAAACCTGTACATTGGACAATGGGCTATTTAAAAACATTATTCAAATATGAATGGGAATTAGTTAAAAGTCCTGCAGGTGCATATCAGTGGCTTGCTAAGAATGTAGATGAAGAAGATATGGTAGTTGATGCCTACGATCCATCAAAAAAGCATAGACCTATGATGACTACTGCTGATTTATCACTTATTTATGATCCTATCTATAGGAAGATAGCAGAAAATTATTTAAAAAATCCAAAAAAATTTGCTGATGATTTTGCTAAAGCTTGGTTCAAATTAACACATAGAGATATGGGACCAATATCAAGATACCTAGGACCAGAAGTTCCAAAGGAAGTTTTCATTTGGCAAGATCCAGTACCAAAAGCTAATTATAAATTGGTTAATAAAAAGAATATTTCAGATATTAAGAAGAAAATTTTATCTTCAGGACTTTCTATATCAGAACTTGTTAAAATAGCTTGGAAATCTGCATCAACATTTCGTATTTCGGATAAACGTGGTGGAGCAAATGGTGCAAGAATACGATTAGAGCCACAAAGAAATTGGAAGAGCAATGAACCAGAAAAACTTAAAAAAGTTTTAGATATATTAGAAAAAATTCAAATTGATTTTAATAATTCACATTCAAAAGGAAGAAAGATTTCTTTAGCTGATATAATTGTATTAGCTGGATGTGTTGGTATCGAACAGGCTGCTAAAAATGCAGGTTATAAAATCACGGTTCCATTTATTAAAGGGCGAACTGATGCAAATAAGGAGCAGACAGATATAGAATCATTTAGTTATCTTGAGCCTAAGGCAGATGGATTTAGAAATTATGTAAAATATGATAAGTATGCAGAATTATCAGATGAAATGTTAATTGATAAAGCACAACTACTAAACTTAACAATTAAAGAGATGACAGTATTAATTGGTGGCATGCGTGTTTTAAATACTAATTATAAAGAGTCAAAAGATGGAGTATTTACAAATAAGAAAGAATGTCTTACAAATGATTTCTTTGTAAATCTTTTAGATATGGATACTGTGTGGAAGAAGTCACCTGAATGCAGCGAAAGATTTATAGGTTTTGATAGGGAAACAGGAAAGAAAAAATGGACAGCTACAAGAGTTGATCTTATATTTGGATCAAATGCACAGCTTCGTGCAGTTGCTGAAGTATATGCATCAAATGGAAATGAGGAAAAATTTATACAAGATTTTGTATGCGCATGGAATAAAGTAATGAATGCAGACCGTTTTGATGTTCAGAAGGATTAA
- a CDS encoding NUDIX hydrolase, with the protein MHNLIAHALVQNKKGEILIIRRTLVERGKKNFEAGKWDIPGGTVGSLNIVLNLEEHDDYKWVSKSEILKLDDSKLVSYMKEAVKLLK; encoded by the coding sequence ATGCATAATTTAATTGCACATGCTTTAGTTCAAAATAAAAAAGGAGAAATTCTTATAATTAGAAGAACACTTGTTGAAAGAGGCAAAAAAAATTTTGAGGCAGGAAAATGGGATATTCCAGGAGGAACTGTAGGTTCATTAAATATAGTTCTAAATTTGGAAGAACATGATGACTATAAATGGGTCAGTAAATCAGAAATATTAAAACTAGATGATAGCAAATTAGTTTCATATATGAAAGAAGCAGTAAAGTTATTAAAGTAA
- a CDS encoding NifB/NifX family molybdenum-iron cluster-binding protein, with translation MIKIAVASENERVTGHFGHCINFNIFETENGQITKCDSIPNPGHRPGFLPNFLNDMGVNVIISGGMGEGAVDIFNEKGIEVILGASGNAKDAVNEYLKGALKSTGSICHEHQHEGECGK, from the coding sequence ATGATTAAAATTGCAGTAGCAAGTGAAAATGAAAGAGTAACAGGACATTTTGGACATTGTATAAATTTCAATATTTTTGAAACTGAAAATGGACAGATCACAAAATGTGATTCTATTCCTAACCCAGGACATAGACCTGGATTTTTACCAAACTTTTTAAATGATATGGGAGTTAATGTTATCATATCAGGAGGTATGGGAGAAGGTGCTGTAGATATCTTTAATGAAAAAGGTATTGAAGTTATTTTAGGAGCATCTGGTAATGCAAAAGATGCTGTAAATGAATATCTTAAAGGAGCACTTAAATCTACAGGATCTATCTGTCATGAACATCAGCATGAAGGTGAATGTGGAAAGTAA
- a CDS encoding Mrp/NBP35 family ATP-binding protein codes for MSENCDQNCSSCSQDCAERKEQKIDFSENLNEMSSVKKVIGVVSGKGGVGKSLVTSMLAVTMNRMGYHCAILDADITGPSIPKAFGIKEKATGSESCFFPVQSSTGIDIMSVNLLLENDTDPVVWRGPIIAGTVKQFWTDVVWSNVDFMFIDMPPGTGDVPLTVFQSIPVDGIIVVTSPQELVSMIVSKAVNMAEMMNIPIIGLIENMSYFTCPDNGKNYNIFGESHIEEIADKHNLKVLAKVPIDPKISEACDKGIIEEINQNCFDSVGKILAERI; via the coding sequence ATGAGTGAAAATTGCGACCAAAATTGCAGTAGCTGCTCACAAGATTGTGCAGAAAGAAAAGAACAGAAAATTGATTTCTCAGAGAATTTAAATGAAATGAGCAGTGTCAAAAAAGTAATAGGTGTTGTTAGTGGTAAAGGAGGAGTTGGTAAGTCTCTTGTAACTTCAATGCTTGCAGTTACAATGAATAGAATGGGATATCATTGTGCTATTCTTGATGCAGATATTACAGGACCTTCTATACCAAAAGCATTTGGAATAAAAGAAAAAGCTACAGGTAGTGAATCATGCTTCTTCCCAGTACAAAGCAGTACCGGTATTGATATAATGTCTGTTAATTTACTTTTAGAAAATGACACCGATCCAGTAGTTTGGAGAGGACCAATTATTGCTGGTACAGTTAAGCAATTCTGGACAGATGTTGTCTGGAGTAATGTAGATTTTATGTTTATTGATATGCCACCTGGTACAGGAGATGTTCCACTTACAGTATTTCAATCAATACCTGTTGATGGAATTATTGTCGTAACTTCACCACAGGAACTGGTATCAATGATTGTATCTAAAGCTGTGAATATGGCTGAAATGATGAATATACCTATTATTGGATTAATAGAAAATATGTCATATTTTACATGCCCTGATAATGGCAAAAACTATAATATATTTGGAGAAAGCCATATTGAAGAAATAGCAGATAAGCATAATTTAAAAGTTTTAGCAAAAGTACCTATTGATCCTAAAATATCTGAAGCATGTGATAAAGGAATAATAGAAGAGATTAATCAAAATTGCTTTGATTCTGTAGGTAAAATACTTGCAGAAAGAATATAA
- a CDS encoding MBL fold metallo-hydrolase: protein MIIKTLVENTSISEDFGSEHGLSLYIETKKHKILFDVGASDLFVKNAQKMNVNISDIDYLVISHGHNDHGGGLKTFFKYNNKAKVFINEKGFEKHYALRKNGNLEFIGLDEELKQNKQIIFTGENFSISDGIEVFSNVVQKRPGPISNSTLFMKQNGILMNDTFSHEQNLVIEEDGKTLLVTGCAHNGIVNIMEHFYNLKKREPNYVIGGFHLSSRSLGSSERIETTQEIGKYLLKTDVKYYTCHCTGIESYKRLKDVMGEKIDYLSAGSELKI, encoded by the coding sequence ATGATTATTAAAACTTTAGTAGAAAATACATCAATATCAGAAGATTTTGGAAGTGAGCATGGTCTTAGTTTATATATAGAAACTAAGAAACATAAAATTCTGTTTGATGTTGGAGCAAGTGACTTATTTGTTAAAAATGCACAGAAGATGAATGTTAACATTTCTGATATTGATTACCTTGTTATTTCACATGGACATAACGATCATGGTGGTGGCCTTAAGACATTTTTTAAGTATAATAATAAAGCTAAAGTATTTATAAATGAAAAAGGCTTTGAAAAACATTATGCACTACGCAAAAATGGAAATTTAGAATTTATTGGTTTAGATGAAGAACTTAAGCAGAATAAACAAATTATTTTTACAGGAGAAAATTTCTCTATTAGTGATGGAATAGAAGTGTTTTCAAATGTTGTTCAAAAAAGACCAGGTCCAATATCAAATAGTACATTGTTTATGAAACAAAATGGAATATTAATGAACGATACATTTTCTCATGAACAGAATCTTGTAATAGAAGAAGATGGAAAAACACTTTTAGTAACAGGATGTGCTCATAATGGGATTGTTAATATAATGGAGCATTTTTATAATTTAAAAAAACGAGAGCCTAACTATGTTATAGGAGGATTTCATCTTTCAAGTCGTTCTCTTGGTAGTAGTGAACGCATTGAAACTACACAAGAAATAGGTAAATATCTTCTTAAGACAGATGTAAAGTACTATACATGCCATTGTACAGGTATAGAATCTTATAAAAGACTTAAAGATGTTATGGGAGAGAAAATAGATTATTTATCTGCTGGAAGTGAATTAAAAATTTAA
- a CDS encoding ATP-binding protein, producing the protein MKQLLILSGKGGTGKTTIASAFVKLSEAKAYADCDVDAPNLHLIAGQNLEPKKTDYYGLPKAEIDLDKCIKCDKCRQNCRFDAISAKNNGYEVDAFACEGCGVCELICPVKAISLKPAVAGELMLYSNEDKVFSTAELKMGSGTSGMLVTEVKKQMKSAAIDTKIAIIDGSPGIGCPVIASLSGANMVLIVAEPSISGISDMERIIKTSEKFGIKIAVCVNKFNTNIKNSEKIELFCKKQNLPFVGRVPFDSDAVKAVNKGQTIVDIDCKSGTAVKSIYNKTIELLFK; encoded by the coding sequence ATGAAACAACTTCTAATTCTTAGCGGTAAAGGTGGTACTGGAAAGACTACAATAGCAAGTGCATTTGTAAAACTTTCTGAAGCTAAGGCATATGCAGATTGTGATGTCGATGCACCTAATTTACATCTTATAGCAGGCCAAAATTTAGAACCTAAAAAGACAGACTATTATGGACTCCCAAAGGCTGAAATAGATTTAGACAAGTGCATTAAATGTGATAAGTGTAGACAAAATTGCAGGTTCGATGCAATTTCAGCAAAAAATAATGGTTATGAAGTAGATGCTTTTGCATGTGAAGGATGTGGAGTCTGTGAACTTATCTGTCCTGTGAAAGCAATATCATTAAAACCAGCTGTAGCAGGAGAATTAATGCTATATTCTAATGAAGATAAAGTTTTTTCGACTGCAGAACTTAAGATGGGAAGCGGCACATCTGGAATGCTCGTTACTGAAGTAAAAAAACAAATGAAGTCAGCAGCTATTGATACCAAAATTGCTATTATTGATGGTTCACCTGGGATTGGCTGTCCAGTTATAGCATCACTTAGCGGTGCTAATATGGTATTAATTGTAGCTGAACCTTCAATATCTGGTATAAGTGATATGGAACGAATCATAAAAACATCAGAAAAATTTGGCATAAAGATAGCAGTATGTGTAAATAAATTCAATACAAATATTAAAAACTCAGAGAAGATTGAACTGTTTTGTAAAAAACAAAATTTACCGTTTGTTGGAAGAGTACCTTTTGATTCCGATGCAGTAAAAGCTGTTAATAAAGGACAGACTATTGTGGATATAGATTGTAAGTCAGGAACAGCTGTTAAATCAATTTATAATAAAACAATTGAATTGCTTTTTAAATAG
- a CDS encoding ATP-binding protein: MNIAVLSGKGGTGKTLVSVNLAAVANKSVYMDCDVEEPNGYLFFKPKDILDEQISVKIATVNNDLCDGCRKCVDFCKFNALAYIKDKMIVFEEVCHSCGGCSILCPQKAIIEKEKIIGKIQKGVSDDVTVYTGMLNTGETSGIPIIKKMLTKDELKSDNLTIIDCPPGSACAVMESIKDADYCILVAEPTLFGAHNLNMVYKLVKLFNKPFGVVLNKCLEEENPSEKFCLEKNIKILSKIPFDNELGEINSNAEIAVRKSNKYNNVFSSLLETVKKEVQHETTSNS, encoded by the coding sequence ATGAATATAGCTGTGCTTAGTGGTAAAGGTGGCACAGGAAAGACATTGGTATCAGTTAATTTAGCAGCAGTGGCAAATAAATCTGTTTATATGGATTGTGATGTTGAAGAACCTAATGGATATCTGTTTTTTAAACCTAAAGATATTTTAGATGAACAAATATCAGTTAAAATTGCCACTGTGAATAATGATCTTTGCGATGGATGCCGAAAGTGCGTTGATTTTTGTAAATTCAATGCTCTTGCCTATATAAAAGACAAGATGATTGTTTTTGAAGAGGTCTGTCATTCTTGTGGTGGATGCAGTATACTTTGCCCACAAAAGGCAATAATAGAAAAAGAAAAGATAATTGGAAAAATTCAAAAAGGTGTTTCTGATGACGTAACAGTATATACGGGAATGCTTAATACTGGTGAAACTTCTGGAATTCCTATTATAAAAAAGATGCTTACTAAGGATGAACTAAAAAGTGATAATCTTACAATTATTGACTGCCCTCCAGGGAGTGCTTGTGCTGTAATGGAAAGTATTAAAGATGCAGATTATTGCATATTAGTAGCAGAGCCAACACTATTTGGAGCTCATAATCTTAATATGGTTTATAAACTAGTAAAATTATTTAATAAACCTTTTGGAGTAGTTCTTAATAAATGTTTAGAAGAAGAAAACCCATCAGAAAAATTCTGCCTAGAAAAAAATATTAAAATTTTAAGCAAAATACCTTTTGATAATGAACTTGGAGAGATAAATTCAAATGCAGAGATTGCAGTTAGAAAAAGTAATAAATATAATAATGTATTCTCTTCATTACTAGAAACAGTTAAAAAGGAGGTGCAGCATGAAACAACTTCTAATTCTTAG
- a CDS encoding NifB/NifX family molybdenum-iron cluster-binding protein, with translation MCISFGRAPYFLFYNTQTKESVFIDNIAAESTGGAGIKAAQVIADNKVDALLTPRCGQNAADVLKAADIKIFKTINDSIKENIENYISGNLPLLNEIHAGFHGHGGK, from the coding sequence GTGTGTATATCATTTGGACGTGCACCATATTTTCTCTTTTATAATACACAGACTAAAGAGAGTGTATTCATTGATAATATTGCAGCAGAAAGCACTGGTGGTGCAGGAATTAAGGCTGCACAAGTAATAGCTGATAATAAGGTGGACGCATTATTGACACCTAGATGCGGACAAAATGCAGCAGATGTATTAAAAGCTGCTGACATTAAAATTTTTAAAACAATAAATGACTCTATAAAGGAGAATATTGAAAATTATATTTCTGGAAATCTTCCTTTATTAAATGAAATACATGCTGGATTTCATGGACACGGAGGTAAATAG
- a CDS encoding IS3 family transposase (programmed frameshift): MVQHFEEEVKRKIVALHVEGRTIKSLVDEYKVSKASISNWVKQYRSECQTNQDLKSEYDYLTENKKLKKQLQEMQKENDFFKKSSGILCKGNRLMVYRFIDDNKQHFGVRWLLRRFSIYPNAYYNYKKARKQAYNDKKKSIYSTIEEIYHENNGVLGYRNMKIFLERKHIYLSCQTVHKYMNTDLKIYSIVRKKKPSYRHGKAYKKFPNLLNQDFVAAKINEKWCTDFTYITLANGQKRYNCSIVDLHDRSVVASLNGKEITSDLAIKTVKKAFAAQHITNNGNILLHSDQGTQFTSKEFVNFCKGNGITQSMSKAGYPYDNAPMERYFNTLKNELINLKYYHNDKELNSDIDNFAYVWYNHLRPHTFNNGLTPFEARYKKIRSKCYKNT, from the exons ATGGTACAACATTTTGAGGAAGAAGTAAAAAGAAAAATAGTAGCTCTTCATGTTGAAGGAAGAACAATTAAAAGTTTAGTTGATGAATATAAAGTATCAAAGGCTAGTATTTCAAATTGGGTTAAGCAATACCGCAGCGAATGCCAGACAAACCAGGATTTAAAAAGCGAATATGATTATCTTACTGAAAATAAGAAGCTTAAGAAACAGCTTCAGGAAATGCAGAAGGAAAATGATTTCT TTAAAAAAAGCAGCGGCATTCTTTGCAAAGGAAATCGATTGATGGTTTATCGATTTATTGATGATAATAAACAGCACTTCGGTGTACGATGGCTGCTTAGACGATTTAGTATCTATCCTAATGCATATTATAACTACAAAAAAGCAAGAAAACAGGCTTATAATGATAAGAAGAAGTCTATATATTCTACAATAGAAGAAATCTATCATGAAAATAATGGTGTATTAGGCTATAGAAATATGAAAATATTCTTAGAACGTAAGCATATATATTTAAGCTGCCAGACTGTCCATAAATACATGAATACTGACTTGAAGATATATTCTATAGTTCGTAAAAAGAAGCCTTCTTACAGACATGGAAAAGCGTACAAGAAATTTCCTAATTTGTTGAATCAAGATTTCGTAGCTGCAAAAATTAATGAAAAATGGTGCACTGATTTCACATATATTACACTTGCTAATGGTCAAAAAAGATATAACTGTTCAATCGTAGATCTGCATGACCGCTCAGTTGTTGCATCACTTAATGGTAAAGAAATCACGTCTGATTTGGCTATAAAAACAGTAAAAAAGGCATTCGCCGCGCAGCATATTACTAATAATGGTAATATATTACTTCATAGTGATCAAGGTACTCAATTCACTTCAAAGGAGTTTGTTAATTTCTGCAAAGGTAACGGTATAACGCAAAGTATGAGTAAGGCTGGTTATCCCTATGATAATGCACCTATGGAACGATATTTCAACACTCTTAAGAATGAATTGATAAATCTAAAATATTATCATAATGATAAAGAGCTTAATTCAGATATCGATAACTTTGCATACGTCTGGTACAACCACTTACGTCCACATACATTTAATAATGGTCTAACGCCATTTGAAGCAAGATATAAAAAAATTAGGTCAAAGTGTTACAAAAACACTTGA
- a CDS encoding DUF134 domain-containing protein, with product MPRPIKWRKVCCLPESNKFGPLDSTSDEKENINMTVDEYETIRLIDLEGLTQEECAKQMNVSRTTIQGIYIEARKKLAKLLVNGKVLLIEGGEYRLCNKFKEGYGNACHRYRHGHGKCFIENKD from the coding sequence ATGCCAAGGCCAATTAAGTGGAGAAAAGTATGCTGTTTGCCAGAAAGCAATAAATTTGGACCTCTTGATTCTACGTCAGACGAAAAAGAAAATATAAATATGACGGTTGATGAATATGAGACGATAAGACTTATTGATTTAGAGGGATTAACACAAGAAGAATGTGCCAAGCAGATGAATGTTTCAAGAACTACTATTCAGGGTATCTATATTGAAGCTAGAAAAAAATTAGCAAAATTATTAGTTAATGGTAAAGTTCTATTAATTGAGGGTGGTGAGTATAGACTCTGTAATAAATTTAAAGAAGGTTATGGTAATGCTTGTCACAGATATAGACATGGACATGGGAAATGTTTTATAGAAAATAAGGATTAG
- a CDS encoding DUF5320 domain-containing protein has protein sequence MPRRNGTSEVGAGAISGRGLGLCNLANTEVKYGLGRRMRLGLKSRCRCNQRTL, from the coding sequence ATGCCAAGAAGAAATGGAACTAGCGAAGTGGGTGCAGGAGCAATAAGTGGAAGAGGTTTAGGACTTTGTAATTTAGCAAATACCGAAGTTAAATATGGTTTAGGCCGCAGAATGAGATTAGGATTAAAATCTAGATGTAGATGTAATCAGAGGACGCTCTGA
- a CDS encoding plasmid pRiA4b ORF-3 family protein, with protein sequence MIISCTKKLQDELGIKPSLLMTENPLYSWHANIVRVNRRKTVVLVNDASRYNVILYGLKAKDFKNIQNTILLGIRQILLWDGVNDVVIDQYLKKAGQISFSKTQSRALVARLNKGCEAANLFDDCYSEDGISQSLVSKIANKFIFFDCSGEYKHANEIFYEELSKEFDLPIIKCKALKLSVKMKLNKFNIWRNVIVPLNFTFEELHKSLQNIFNWNNCHLHDFMIFDGNNPIINIVSSEESLQYKTDIPMILENQIKISEYLPKYKNINYRYDYGNNWENIIRVEDVIFDYDKNYACCIDGNGAAPPEDVGGEFGFDEFIKIINDPNNEEYDNMKQWAEIQGYKEFDIEMVNRRLRF encoded by the coding sequence TTGATTATAAGTTGTACAAAAAAATTACAAGATGAGCTTGGAATTAAGCCATCTCTTTTGATGACAGAAAATCCTTTATATTCATGGCATGCTAATATAGTTAGAGTAAATAGAAGAAAAACAGTTGTACTTGTAAATGATGCAAGCCGATATAACGTAATTCTTTATGGTTTAAAAGCAAAAGATTTTAAAAATATTCAAAATACGATTCTTTTAGGAATTCGTCAAATACTTTTATGGGATGGAGTTAATGATGTTGTTATTGATCAATATTTGAAAAAAGCAGGACAAATTAGTTTCTCAAAAACACAAAGTAGAGCTTTAGTAGCAAGATTGAATAAAGGATGTGAAGCAGCAAATCTTTTTGATGATTGTTATTCTGAAGATGGTATTTCACAGTCTTTAGTATCTAAAATAGCAAATAAATTTATTTTCTTTGATTGCTCTGGTGAATATAAGCACGCAAATGAAATATTTTATGAAGAATTAAGTAAAGAATTTGACCTTCCAATTATAAAGTGCAAAGCTTTAAAATTATCAGTAAAGATGAAACTTAATAAATTTAATATATGGCGTAATGTTATTGTCCCTTTGAATTTCACTTTTGAAGAATTACACAAATCATTGCAGAATATTTTCAACTGGAATAATTGTCACTTACATGATTTTATGATTTTTGATGGCAACAATCCTATTATTAATATTGTTAGCAGTGAGGAAAGTCTTCAATATAAAACTGATATTCCTATGATTTTGGAAAATCAAATAAAAATATCTGAGTATTTACCTAAATATAAAAACATAAATTACAGATATGATTATGGAAATAACTGGGAAAATATTATTCGAGTTGAAGATGTAATATTTGATTATGATAAAAATTATGCTTGCTGCATAGATGGAAATGGTGCTGCGCCACCAGAAGATGTGGGAGGTGAATTTGGATTTGATGAATTTATAAAAATTATAAACGATCCTAATAATGAAGAATATGATAATATGAAACAATGGGCAGAGATTCAGGGATATAAGGAATTTGATATTGAGATGGTAAATAGGAGATTAAGATTTTAA